The segment ATGAGCGTGTAGCCGCTGGCGAGCACGTGGCGTTTTTGAAAGTGGAAACCCTCGTCGTATTCGTAGAGGTAGTTTTCGTTCACGCCGGGCGGCAGCCCGCCGATGACGATGAACTTTCCGTCGTGATGCTCCATGCCGCCCGCGCCGTGAACCAGTTCGGGCAGGGGGTGTTTCGCAAGCTCCGCGAGAGTGTCGGCATCATAGACATAGACCCACGAATCCGCCGCACCGGCAGGCTGGTTGAACTTTCCAAGGTTCGTCGCTACATAGACGCGGCCGTCGTGGTAGCAGAGATCTCCGTGATGATTGGCCACAGGCACTTTCTTGAGCACACGGCCGCTGGCGTCGGTCTTCACCAGCGCATCGGTCCAGCACCAGTAAATGCAGCCCTTGCCATCGGTGCAGATGCCCTGGAGATGGCGCGGGTAGCTGCCTTCGCAGGCGGTGGCATGAAAGTCATCAGCGGCACGAAGGCCGTGCAGGCTGAGAAGAAGGGAAACAAAAAGGATAAGCCTCATGGGATTGGATATGGGATGGTGCACGCACCGGTTACGTGAAGAGGACGAGTGAATTGGAAATGGCGCGTGCGTGCTGCTCGGTTTCTGCTTCGTGGAGTCGTTCTCTCATTTGCTGGTCTCTTTTGCATCGGGTGCGGGCCAGAGGTCGTTGAAGGCCTTCACGGTTTCATCCACCAGCGCCTGGCCGCCTTCGGGGCCGACCCGGCTGCTTTGAATGATGGCGCTGTAGCTGCCTCCGGCCACGGCGCGGGGTGTCGGCAGGTAGCCGCCCGAGCCGGTCAGCTGAATGAGAAAGGTCTGCACTGCAGGACTACGGGCCTTCATCTGCACGCCGTAGTCGGTGAAGAGTTCAAACTCATTGGTGGCGATGGCCACATCTCCGAGGCGAAGGGCATGCAGCTCCATCTGGAAGACTCCGGCCTTCCCGGATTTCTCAGTTTCGTAGCGGTCCACCACACCTTGATTCCAAAGGTACTTCCATTGCTCCTTAGGGTCGTCCTTGTATTGCTCGACGGCTTTCTGCGCATCGGCCAGCTCCTTCTCCGTCACCTTTCGCCAGGGCAGGTCGATCTTCTTCGTCTGGTGCTGCAGCACCGCACCGGTCACCGGCTCCAGCTTCGCTCCTTCATAGGCCTCCTCCCAGCCACGCACGACACGGCGTGCGACTTCTTCCAGCCGTGTGAGGCCGCGAAGACGGCGCATGCGCTCATCCGCCGCCTTGCCATACATCGGGCGCGGCACCTGGTCTCCTCCGGCTCCGGTCCAGGCCAGGATGTGGAGATCCTTGCCATGACGCTCGCGTAGCTGGCGGCGTACCGGATCCCAGAAGTCGGCGTGGATCACTTTGAGCCCCTCGACTTCCTGGGAAGGGCATGGGACATTCACCGCCGTGGCGATGAGCGTGTTGTTCAGATCCCAGAAGAACAGCACTTCGAGATTGTGATCCTCATATCCTTCGATGCCGCGAAACTCCGGCACGTTGGTGGGGCCGTACATTTTCGCGGTTCCGTCCGCGTAGGTCGCACGGCGGTTCTGAGCGATCACCGCCTGTCCCTGGCCCCAGCCTGCTTTGGCGGGCTTGCGCTGTTCCCAGCTTTGCGCCGCAGCTGCCACGATACGCTCCACCAGGAAGTCGGTGTATTCCATCGGCAGCATCACTTTTTTGCCCAGCAGGCTGTAGCGATCCCCCTTCATCGTCACCGGCGCGGTGTGAGTGTGCGTGGCATTGAGGACGAGCTTGTTGAGATCAAATCCGGGCAGCCTGTCCCTGGCCTTCTCGCGCACCAGCTCGATGAGCCCTTCGCGGATGGCCACGATGTCACAGGAAACCATGATGGCCTGATCCAGCACCCGGTCTCCCTCGCGCGATTCCAGGCCCAGTGCGGTGGCAAAGATATGCGTCTCGGGTTTTTCAGAGATGCGCACGTGCATTTGTCCGTCGAGTGCCACGGGACGATCTGGCGTGATGTCCACCGTGGTCGCGCCCACATGAAGATCTGATGCGGAGGTAGAAGCGGCAAGGCTTGCGATGCAAAGAGAGAACAGGAAAAGACGCATTGGGGTAATACCCCTCACCCACAAGATTCTTGTCATGGTTTTTGCTCTGAGGCCGATACCACAATCGGCTTTGGTTCCAATAGACACGATAAGCGTCACCAACAGAGTGCGTAGAGTCATGCCTCGTCTGACAAGACACGCCCTCCACTACCCTACTGATGAGCCTCATTGTCTCCCGAATCATCATCGCCGTTTTCTTCATCGGCCTGGCTCATGCGGAAGTCAGCCGCATCGAGATCACCGGACACTCGCCGTTTGCTGCGGGCAAGGTCTTTGGAGCCGTAGGCGCCTACGAGCGTCTTGAAGGGCGGATGTATTTTGAAACGGACCCACGCAATGTGGCCAATGAGCGCATCAGCGACCTTCAGCGGGCACCGCGCAACGCCAGTGGCCGTGTGGAGAGCTGGGCGGACTTCTTTCTGCTGAAACCGATCGACGCAACGAAGGGCAACGGCGTGCTTCTGTATGACGTGAACAATCGCGGCAACATGCTCGCCCTTTGGACCTTCAACGATGGCGAGCGCACGAACGATCCGAAGTCCGAGTCGCATGCGGGCCATGGCTTCCTCATGAAGCACGGCTTTTCCGTGCTGTGGTGCGGCTGGAACGGCGAGGTGCAGGCCGATGACACACGGCGTCTGCTCTGCGGACTGCCGGTGGCCACCGAGTGCGGTCGGACGATCACTGGGCGGGCGCATCTGGAGATCAGCACCACGGAAAAAGTTTTCAGCAGGGCCTTTTCATGGAGTCCCTGGGGCATCGGCGCGGCTTTTCCTTCCGTGAGCCTCGACAATGCGGACGCGACGCTCACGATGCGCCCGCAGCGCGATGCTGAAGGCATCGAGATTCCTCACAGCGAGTGGGCGTTTGGACGCATGGAGGATGGGAAATTCATCCCGGATGCCACGCATGTTTATGTGAAAGCCGGTCTGCGCCCCGGCTGGCTGTACGATCTCGTGTACACGGCGAAAGAGCCTCGCGTGACCGGGCTCGGTCTCACGGCCCTGCGAGACTGCGCGGCGTTTTTCCGTCACGGCGCGGCGAAGGAAAATCCGCTGGCAGGCGCGGTGCAAAAAGCCTGCGTGTTCGGCATCTCCCAGTCGGGCCGCGTCATTCATCACTTCCTGCATGAGGGGCTGAACACCGACGAGCAGGGCCGCGCGGTCTTCGACGGCGCATTGATCCATGTCGCGGGCTCCGGTAAGGGCATGTTCAACCATCGTTTCCGCATGAGCACGGAGTTCGGCACGCAGCACGAAGGGCATCTTTCCGGCAGCGAATTCTTCCCGCTGGCCCCGCTGCCGCAGACGGATCCCATCACGGGCGCATCAGGAGACTCGCTGGCCCGTTCCCGAAAGTCCGGCCACACACCGCGTCTGCTTTTCACACAAAGCTCCACCGAGTACTGGA is part of the Prosthecobacter vanneervenii genome and harbors:
- a CDS encoding Kelch repeat-containing protein, with the protein product MRLILFVSLLLSLHGLRAADDFHATACEGSYPRHLQGICTDGKGCIYWCWTDALVKTDASGRVLKKVPVANHHGDLCYHDGRVYVATNLGKFNQPAGAADSWVYVYDADTLAELAKHPLPELVHGAGGMEHHDGKFIVIGGLPPGVNENYLYEYDEGFHFQKRHVLASGYTLMGIQTVAYANGSWWFGCYGKPAVLLRADEKFQFTGKWDFNASVGIAPISGGRFLIAQNTAIKGDDGKTKANEARVVIARVDEKAGLVIDKP
- a CDS encoding alpha/beta hydrolase domain-containing protein; translation: MSLIVSRIIIAVFFIGLAHAEVSRIEITGHSPFAAGKVFGAVGAYERLEGRMYFETDPRNVANERISDLQRAPRNASGRVESWADFFLLKPIDATKGNGVLLYDVNNRGNMLALWTFNDGERTNDPKSESHAGHGFLMKHGFSVLWCGWNGEVQADDTRRLLCGLPVATECGRTITGRAHLEISTTEKVFSRAFSWSPWGIGAAFPSVSLDNADATLTMRPQRDAEGIEIPHSEWAFGRMEDGKFIPDATHVYVKAGLRPGWLYDLVYTAKEPRVTGLGLTALRDCAAFFRHGAAKENPLAGAVQKACVFGISQSGRVIHHFLHEGLNTDEQGRAVFDGALIHVAGSGKGMFNHRFRMSTEFGTQHEGHLSGSEFFPLAPLPQTDPITGASGDSLARSRKSGHTPRLLFTQSSTEYWSRAASLLHTDVEGKSDLTLPDDVRVYLVAGAQHLGKSDGTTGICQQPRNTLDDRGPVLRAMLLHLVDWVKHGKTPPPSRYPRMEDHTLVSFDAWKAQFPKIPGCQLPTQAYQPPRLDFGPRFHSEGIADIIPPKVGKPFRTLLPAVNADGNETSGIVLPEVAVPRGTYTGWNLRSPQAGAETMLSSLDGMFLPFAKTKAEREKTGDPRLSLEERYPTREAYLARLKKAAEKLQEEGFLLEEDVARIIERASAQ